Proteins from a single region of Coregonus clupeaformis isolate EN_2021a chromosome 35, ASM2061545v1, whole genome shotgun sequence:
- the LOC121551130 gene encoding 3-phosphoinositide-dependent protein kinase 1-like, with protein MEGPQASPKPGKQPEDFKFGRILGEGSYSTVVLAREQATGKEYAMKILEKMHIRKENKAHCVTRERDIMSSLDHPFIVKLYFTFQDVKRLYFGISYARNGELLKYIRKIGSFDETCTRFYSAEIVCALQYLHSKGIIHRDLKPENILLNEDMHIQITDFGTAKQLSSDSTQNRANSFVGTAEYVSPELLTQKSACKSSDLWGLGCIIYQLVAGLPPFRAGNDYLKFQKIIKLEFEFPDKFFPKAKDLVEQLLCLDPSNRLGCEEMGGYNPLRAHSFFEAITWENLHLQTPPKLTPYLPAMAEDDEDYYGNYDDLLSQFSNMQVVQSSSFQPLFVANPSPIPNSNPAQRPNSNIEQYIHDLDNNSFELDLQFSTEVKRLLLEKQTSRNPWHRFVENNLILKMGPVDKRKGLFARRRQLLLTEGPHLYYVDPVNKVLKGEIPWSPALRPEAKNFKTFFVHTPNRTYYLMDPCGNADKWCNKIQEVWQKIYNKHFNSCM; from the exons ATGGAGGGTCCTCAAGCCTCCCCAAAGCCTGGAAAGCAGCCAGAGGACTTCAAATTTGGTCGAATTCTAGGAGAAGGCTCCTATTCAACA GTTGTGCTGGCAAGAGAACAGGCCACAGGGAAGGAATATGCTA TGAAGATTTTGGAGAAGATGCACATCCGGAAGGAGAACAAGGCACATTGCGTGACGCGAGAGAGGGATATCATGTCAAGCTTAGACCATCCATTTATCGTCAAGCTCTACTTCACATTTCAAGATGTGAAAAGGTTGT ATTTTGGCATAAGCTATGCAAGAAATGGGGAATTACTGAAATACATTCGCAAAATAGGCTCATTCGATGAGACGTGCACTAGATTCTACTCTGCTGAAATAGTATGTGCATTACAGTATTTGCATTCTAAAGGCATAATTCACAG GGACCTCAAACCAGAGAATATTTTACTGAATGAGGACATGCACATTCAAATAACAGACTTTGGAACTGCAAAACAACTCTCATCAGATAGTACACAAA ACAGAGCGAACTCCTTTGTTGGAACAGCTGAGTATGTTTCACCAGAGCTACTGACTCAGAAATCCGCCTGCAAAAG CTCTGACCTTTGGGGATTAGGCTGTATCATCTACCAGTTGGTAGCAGGATTACCTCCATTTAGAGCTGG GAATGACTACCTGAAATTCCAGAAGATTATTAAACTGGAGTTTGAATTTCCTGATAAATTCTTTCCTAAGGCGAAGGATCTAGTGGAACAGCTTCTA TGCTTGGATCCCTCCAACCGATTAGGTTGTGAGGAGATGGGTGGGTACAACCCTCTCAGAGCCCATTCTTTCTTTGAGGCCATCACATGGGAGAACCTTCACCTACAGACACCCCCCAAACTCACCCCCTACCTGCCAGCCATGGCTGAGGATGATGAGGACTATTATGGAAAC TATGATGACCTCCTCAGCCAGTTCAGCAACATGCAGGTCGTCCAGTCCAGCTCTTTCCAACCACTGTTTGTGGCCAACCCCAGTCCCATCCCCAACTCCAACCCTGCACAAAGGCCCAACAGCAACATCGAGCAGTACATTCATGACCTGGACAACAACTCCTTTGAGCTGGACCTGCAGTTTTCCACTGAGGTGAAGCGGCTACTGCTTGAGAAGCAGACAAGTAGAAACCCCTG GCATCGGTTTGTGGAGAATAATTTGATCCTCAAGATGGGACCAGTGGACAAAAGGAAG GGGCTGTTTGCACGTCGGCGCCAGCTATTGTTGACTGAGGGACCACACCTTTACTATGTGGACCCAGTTAACAAGGTTTTGAAAGGAGAGATCCCCTGGTCCCCTGCACTGCGCCCAGAGGCCAAGAACTTCAAGACCTTCTTTGTCCATACA CCAAACAGAACATACTATCTGATGGACCCATGCGGGAATGCTGACAAATGGTGCAACAAAATTCAAGAAGTGTGGCAAAAGATCTATAACAAGCATTTTAACTCATGCATGTAG